One window of Phycisphaeraceae bacterium genomic DNA carries:
- a CDS encoding membrane dipeptidase has product MIFFDSHLDLAYLAVNKRDMLASDPLQAGGPDQPACVTLPSLRGGNVRFALATIFTERDGKGPEGYSDEARAHAVGKAQLEVYLTWAERGLITTDLCDALHIDVSTGELRGGMGVSEIVPPSMGSLVDRLTESPKAPALRIGILMENADPIRSPRELEWWASEGVVAIGLTWAKSSRYATGNSEEPEANKIGITPLGRELVREMDRIGIVHDLSHLSDRATNDLLSITDAPVIASHSNCRAIIASGANAPANLQRHLADETIREIGRRGGVIGLNLLSQFLVPGGGRDRRASIDEAIAHIEHICELTGSRAHVGLGSDADGGISRERLPAGIDLPRDFARLTESLSTRGWTDAEVAGFACENWCRFWSRRSSLTN; this is encoded by the coding sequence GTGATCTTCTTCGATTCCCATCTCGACCTCGCCTACCTCGCGGTCAACAAACGCGACATGCTCGCGTCCGATCCGCTCCAAGCCGGCGGCCCTGATCAACCGGCTTGCGTGACGCTTCCGTCGCTTCGAGGCGGGAATGTTCGCTTCGCGCTGGCGACGATTTTCACCGAGCGGGATGGCAAGGGTCCGGAGGGATATTCGGATGAGGCCCGGGCTCACGCAGTTGGAAAGGCGCAGCTCGAGGTTTACCTGACATGGGCGGAACGCGGACTCATCACGACGGACCTTTGCGATGCGCTTCACATCGATGTAAGCACGGGCGAATTGCGCGGCGGCATGGGCGTGAGCGAAATCGTCCCGCCGTCGATGGGGTCGCTCGTCGATCGTTTGACCGAGTCGCCCAAGGCGCCCGCGCTGCGGATCGGGATCCTGATGGAAAACGCGGACCCGATCCGCTCGCCGCGGGAACTTGAATGGTGGGCGAGCGAAGGCGTTGTCGCCATCGGGCTGACGTGGGCCAAGAGTTCGCGTTACGCGACGGGCAACAGCGAAGAGCCGGAAGCGAACAAGATCGGCATCACGCCGCTCGGCCGTGAACTCGTACGCGAGATGGATCGGATCGGAATCGTTCACGATCTCTCTCATCTGTCGGATCGCGCGACGAACGATCTGCTTTCGATCACCGATGCACCGGTCATCGCATCGCATTCGAACTGCCGCGCGATCATCGCTAGCGGCGCGAATGCGCCCGCGAACCTGCAGCGACACCTCGCCGATGAGACGATCCGAGAAATCGGCAGACGTGGCGGCGTCATCGGACTCAATCTGCTTTCTCAGTTTCTTGTTCCCGGAGGCGGGCGCGATCGGCGTGCGTCGATCGACGAAGCGATCGCGCATATTGAACACATCTGCGAGCTGACCGGTTCGCGCGCACATGTCGGGCTGGGTTCCGATGCCGACGGCGGAATCAGCCGCGAGAGATTGCCCGCCGGAATCGACTTGCCGCGCGATTTCGCCCGCTTGACCGAAAGCCTCTCCACGCGAGGCTGGACCG